The Rosa chinensis cultivar Old Blush chromosome 7, RchiOBHm-V2, whole genome shotgun sequence DNA segment ACCCCTTTTAAAGGAAACATTTCTTTCCAACAAACTTACACAACCTTTGGAGAAAAAGTATACCCATCCCAAACCCCTTAAACAAGAATAGATAAACATGTAGTCAGATAAACAAGCAATAAATGCAATCGGAAGTTCGGAACGTAGGATATATAAAGCAAAGGGAAAGATTAGCAATGTTAAGTCTGTTAATATAGTAGACCTTACCAAGTTGGTTTGTCAGGTCCTTACATTACCAGAAATGAGAACACGTATAGGGGGattaaatctttaatttctTACCCCAGAGTTCATTAGGTTTCAATTTCTTTGCcaactgaaaattttcaatgtcCTCAAGAAACAGGCATATTGGGCACATTCTTTAAATTGGTCCTTCGGTGCTCTCAGTTCAACTTATTCAAaacattgccaaaaaaaaaaaaacaaaaaattggtcAAGTTGGATGCAAGCAAAAACACATGACAATAACACAATAATTTAACGAGGTTCGGCCAAATTGCCTATATCCTCGGGCGACCATGATAATGATGAATCGACTAATAAAGAAGGTTACAATCATAAACCACTCCTCTCAACCCCTCTCAATAGAAAGCCCCAATTCTACCCAAGAAAAACCTCACAAGCATTCCTCTCAAAGTAAAATCTCTTAGGGAAGCATCTCTCTCAAAATAATTAAGCTATAGGTTCTTCACAATCCTAGTACTACTAGAACAAGTCCCCTCTTCTTGTGAAAGAAGAGGGGACTTCACAATCCTAAACCAAAAACCTTGCAGCCTTTGTGACTTCAGCTTACTGTTCCTTTGCTTACGAAGCCTGTGTCATGCTGTTCTTCCTCAGTTGTTATCCTCTCCTGAATTTGAGCCGCAACCCTCATTGAACATCCCCTACATTTGTCCTTTGGTTGAATTTGAATCAGCTCAGTTAGGATCACATCCACTCTTCCCCTCTCTTCCATGCTGCAAAAGGTTTCAGTCCCAATAGGATAAGAAAATCGATAAAAATCATATACTGAATTAATCTAGCGACATTAATTTGAATATGAAAACTAGCTTACAAGTGGAAATTCAAATGTTCAAATGCGATACTACCTAGTTTAGGTAAACCTCATCCACTGATCAAATGGATCAAAGAATACTAGACAGTTATCCCTTGCTAGTGCATCACTGCTTCAGACAAGTCCTACATAAAATGCATGTGTTGATCAAGATGAAATTCATTGTTAAGCGATCAGCATCTTTCAAATTAAGTTGCACTATAAATTCAAAGATACAATAGACACGAGTTTTCTCCCAAATTAGGTTCAACAAGTTGCAAATATATATGAGAGTTCATTAAATTGTTCACACATGGAAACCTTCATATCTTAATAGTACAACTGTGCATTATAAAAGGAGCGTTTATCAGTTTTAAACTCTCATTACCTATACTTCTGGCAGAATTGTGAAAAACACATCATAGTCAAATGGATGTGACAATGCAAGACAATTTCCGAAATGGTGTACCACTGCTTGACAATCCGGCCTCCTGCATAGAGTATGTTGATCAGGACAGAATTCATTTCTCAAGTTACAGTTATGTATGGACGGTTGAAGAAATCAGAAACCAGCATATGTAGTCATAGGATTGCAGTAAGAAGGCGCAACGTTAACATTATTTCATAATATTAGCTCAAACCTTAGTTTCTCTGTTACCTTTGCTCCATTTGTAAAACCTCATTAATCAGCTGCCAACTGGACAACTATTCTGAGTCAGTTATGCTCAGTTTAGCCTGTACATAAATCTTGGTAAGATTTTATTCTACAAGAAAATGAAGTCTATACTACATAACACAAGTTCGAAATTCTTGTTCGGAAAGATGCATATAAGTGATATAACTAAAGTTTGATTATACCTGAGGTTCACCATGTCTTGGGATATATCCAGCAACTGAAAACTTGAGGCAGGTTTGAACACCCAGGTAATCTCTAATAGCACCTACATTGGTCAGTCGAATAGATTCCAGAATGCAGCTCAAAATCTGTCAATCAAGATCCAAGATGCAATTAAATCTATGTTTTGTAACTCAAATAATTAAAAATCGGCATAGCACTTACCATCGCGCTAATCAGCTTGCCAGCACCAATTCAATTCCTTTCTGCTTCAACCTGGCCTGCTCATCAACTTGGTTTGATTTTTGTATACAGAAGATACAGAAGGTATATGTGTATAGGAGATATATTGTATATGAAATGGGACATATTGCATAGCATGAGGAGTACAGGAGAGTCATCATGTCTTGAGGAAACCAGCCACTGCAACTTTGAGGGGTGAGCATGAGCATGAGTTTGCAAAAGTTGGCAAGAAATATTTTTCAAAGTAAGTCGTATATAATCCTATCTGGAGATTTACAAAAATTCAGAGCTCTGGGAACAGCTATTAATGGACAACCTTATAACAGATGCAAAAGTTCTTATCTGTGTTCCAAATAAGTAAAACATGTTTAAATTAGACTTCACAATAACAGCAGAAATCTTAAAAGAGTAATTGTTACACTCATTGCACTTACTTGTAAATTGAAGAAATACAACCAGATATTGTTATAATCAAATCatccaattgaaaaaaaatggcTGACAATTTTTAAGATCAACAAATAATGATACTTCCATGACCATCCAGCTTGTTATAACCATTCATCTTGAATTTGGAGATTTCATAACTTGGGACACTCTTTTGTTTTGCCCTGACTGAAAGACCAAGAGATCTTTGAAAACATTCTGCACTGGtctttatcttttttcttttatattcttACATGAAATTCTCTAGAAATAATACTAGAAAGAACACCTGAACAACTGCAGGCATACATAGAGATTCAAACAGGGCAACCAACCTCATAAGGCCTTTGGACTTGGCAGAACAAGGAAGCTAATTGATTGAGACTTTTGGTCATATAGAATCGTCCCTCTTTTTCACGCCGCTAAATCCCATCTGATGCAAAGTACATAACAAAACTAGTGACTATAGATTTAACTTGAAAGAAATGACTCGAGCCTTTGAACTGTTACATCATCTCAGATACAAATGAAAAATTACAACTCTACGTTAAGTACCTCACCAATCAGACAAATGAATCCAAAAAGGCCAAAACACAAGTTACAAGTTTTGTTGATATTGGTTTATCACTGCTTGGAGCTCGtcgtatcattttttttttattttgaaaagaaaCCAGTTTTGTTAAGCAAAAAGGTACATACAAAAAGAAAGTGGACAAGAAGTCTACAAGGGCGCAGAGCTACACAAACAACCCAACAAGAACAACAACCCTAGGTTACAGCAGCCTTCCTATCTAACAGGATGAAAGAGACTGGAATATTCGAACACGTCGAAACATACCAGTCTTATTGCACATACGAATAATTAAAGACGCAGCTTTGTAGGAACCAGTTGAAAAGAAAAATCCCCAACAAAAAATTCAGAATGTGTGCCTTGAAATTCAATGTTATCATGGAGTTACATTGAGTAGAATAATCTAAAGTAAACTGCATTAATACAAGACAAATTTAGGAAGACATAACCTACATCATATGACAAATTGCTCGGATAACGATGGCTGATGAAATTTAATAGGAAATATAGAACAAAATGCCTTCTTTAGCAATTGCAACTTAACTCACAACCTGCAGTCGCTCTCCATCCAAACAAAGTTTTAACACTTGATTAAATTGATAAGGAAAGCACAGGACATCTAGAAATAATGTTGACACCATGTAAAAATGCCATGCAAGCTAAACGCCAGCCACACCACAAACACATATAAACGTTGCATGATGATACAGAGGTCTATCAAGCTTATAGCTCGTAGTACCTCATCTCATTAATGATTAATCACCAGCTTGACAACTCCGATGTAATTTTGGAGTCTCCATGCTTCTACATTTCCTACACAATAGAGTACGATTTATATCAGATCCATAGCAGAAGAATTTGTTTGTATTGGCTTACAAGATTATGAATTCCACGGTCCGTAAATGAAGGTAATTTACAGAGTTTTGCATGCGATAAAGACTACCTGAGTGTCATGTTATGCTACTCCACTGCTACTTTGAGGTCTGACCTGCCAAAAAATCATCATTACAAATCTATATAGTTTGCATCAAATTTTACATAAGCTTCTCCTAGTCTCAAATACAGAAACTTAAAGAATCCTTTTTCCCAGAGCATTGGAAAAGACTTGATGTGCATTCATGAGGTTAGGAAACAAAGTCACCTTTTGGAGTTACAAAAAAGTTAAGAAAGTATGAATCCTAAAACTAATAGAATAACTCACCAAGACCATGTGATAGAAGAAATATACCCCTTTCTGCCTTTTGGACTTCAGCTTAGTGTTCCACTGCTGACAAAGCCCGTGTCATGCTGTTCTTCCGCTTTTTTGTGATTCTTTTTTTCTAGAATTTGATTCCACTGGACTCCAACCGAATTTCCAAGTCAGTTTCCACCATGTCCAGGCTGTTTTGAGCCGCAAGTCTCATTGAACATCCCCTACCTCATTTGTCCTTTTGGTGAATTTGAATGAGATCAGTTTGGGTCACATCCACTTTGCCCTCTCTTCCATGCTATAAACTTCAGCCCCAATAGGATAAGAAAATCCATGGAAATCAGATACCAAATTTAACAGTAGAGCGAATGAGACTATGGGTCACACTGCCACTTCCATCTTTTTTCCGCTACTAAGGCAAGAAAATCAATTGCAATGTAAATTAGATACTGAATTTTGAAATATTAGAATACAAGAACTACCAAGTGCAAATTCAAGCTTCAACTGCTACATATATGGAAATGCTTCAGATACAGATGCCAAATTACTACCACGTCTAGTTAAGAGCCAAGTCACGCCAATATATGCAAAGGAAAGCTTCGAAAATACTCCTGCATCAAATGTGTTAGTCGATATGGATTTCATTTCTTAACCTATAGTTGAAGCATGTTCTGACAACTAgagcaaaagaaagaagaagaattccCCCCCTTAAAGATTACACACGTGGTGTGCATAGATGGTCAAATAAGCATTTCTCCAAGGCATTTTTTATGCATGGAGGACAGGAACTAAAGTGCATATATCTATGTGAGTGTGTGTCTGCGCGCGTGCGCGCGCACTAAAGCAAAACAACCTTATGTTTCCGTCAGGTGAGTTGATGATAAATTCTTATCTTTTGCATATAATTTTCACATTAGGTTTCATATAGCTTCACATCTAAACACTTGAGAAGAGTGAAACATCAATTACTATGTTCCTATAAGTTATAATTGCACTCTTTGACTTACTTGCAACATGAAGAATGAAACCAGAATTGTAAATTCAAATGCCCTTGATCAGGAGTTGAATGCTGAGCCCGTACTATTAGAAGAGGCAGAAAAGTATCATAAGCAACCAGTAAGATCTTCAACCCTCGAGTATGCTCTTGGCTTCTGTAATTGCCTTAAAAAGCAAGACCCTTGATGATGATCAATTGATGTGATACTTTTATCCTCTTGATATGGAGGTCCCATTGTGTTCATATTCTCATTCAAGGGACAGTCCTGACCATAACAAAAGGAACTTGTGAAACTATATATGGACCTGCAACATTATAGATTGGGCAACTGTATACATTGGTACGTTGACatcaacaattagaaaaataagaTTCCAAGTTTTATAAATTTGAAGATAGAATAGACACATGAGTTCTCTCCCAAGTATGAGAGTTCATTGAGTTGTCCACGACTGGAAACCTTCATTAACTTATTGGTGCAACTGTGTACTATAATCCTAGCATTCATCAAGCTTTTTCAACTCTTACGAAGGGTTACTTCAGATACAGAATGATAAATTACCTATAATTTAGGCAGAATCATGAAAAGCACATCAGTCAGTCAAATGGATGCCTCAATGCAAGCCAGGTTTCCCGGGTGGTGTATCACAGCTCATCAATCCTCCTGCATAGGGCATAGAATGGGTTGATCAAAACGGAATTCATTTCTCAAGTTGGAGCTAATCACATTTATGTTTGCACAGTAGACAATACCAGAAACCAGCATATATACTCGTAGGATTGAATAAGAAGGTGCAATATTAACATTACAAGCAATTTGCTCAAACCTTAGTTTCTCTGCTACCTTTGCTCCATTTGCAGAACCCCATCGATCAGTTGGACAACTTCAAGGTTCATTGTGATTATGAGTCGGTCATGCTTAAAGCTACCTGTACATAAGTTTTTGAAAGATTTGATTCtacaaaaaaatgaattttataCTACATAACAAAAGTGTGAAACTCTAGTCCAGAATGATGCATACAACTAGAGTCTGATCCTACCTAAGTGTCATCATGTCTTGGGCAATCGAGCCACTGCAAACTTGAGGCAGGTTTGAACAGCCTGCGATAGGGTGCTTGAAATCTTTAACTTGGTCGACTATAAGTAACGTCAGTACGTCGGGGATAGCGATTATCTGAAGATTTCAAAGAACATAAATAAACAAAGTTTGCTCTGCAGGTTGCAATCAAAAAAACTAAATACTCTGCAGgagtacatgaatatatatacattcatCAATTAATTACATACCAGAATAGTTTGGCTTCCGCAAATTAATACTCTGCAGTATCTATTTCTCTTCCTTTGAAAAGGGGATCAACTCCCGAATATACAATTGTGACGTTTGGGATGCGAGAGATGAACCCGTCAGGAAGGCTGGCAGGAAGGCTTGGACAATCTCCGATGAGAAGATTCTGCAGTGGTGCATTTTGCAGGAGGAAGTCTGGCAGTTGTTTCAGTCTAGAACACTCCAAAATATGTAAGGAAGAAAGGCGTGGCATTATTGAAATTGATTTCATTTGGGAATTAGAAGAACCCTCTTCTGCCTTTCCACCTAATTCCCACTTTTTTAAACTCACCAAGCCGCCAATAAAGAGTGTTTCCAAACTTgggaaggatgatgatgatgtttctTCTTCTACTCCGTAAAATTCAGCTCCGATCTCTTCCAGATGAAACACCCAATGTAGCTTTACTACTTTAAGGGACGGCAGTTTCCCGAGAGGAGGCAAAACAGAGGAGCCGCTGCGACAAAGATGAAAGACTGTCAATCTGGTTAAATACGACGTCGTCATCCAATTGGGCCAGGTGGGGTCACGATACTTCCAAATTACCAAAGAGTCCAAATTTTCATGTGGTCGCAAGGCATTCATTACTCCAGCATTTACGTCGTTGTCGCGGCAATCATCCAGAAAAAGTTCTAAATAAGAAAGATGCAGTTTTTGATTCAATTGTGCTTTCTCGGCCTCACTTGCAGCATTTTCCCCAACCCTTGAAATCACGATGTCAAGACGGCGAAGCTGATTCATCATTCTCAGGTCTCCTAATGTCAATGCTTTGGCATCTTCACTACAATAAACAGAAGTGCCCCCGTCTATTGTTCGCAAATTCCTTATACGCCTAATCCCTTTTGGTAAGTACTTCAGCCCACAATCAACATGAAGGTGCTTCAAGTTAATCAACTTCCCCATATTGTCCGGCAACTCTTCAAGGCTGTTGCAGCCATTAAGCCTCAAAGTTTGCAAATTGTGCAAGTTACACACGCTATCGGGTAATATAATCAATTCATTACGAGACAAATCAAGATATCTCAAATGTGTCAAATCACCAATCTCGTCTGGCAACAGCTGGATGTTGTCGTCACTCAAATTCAAGGTCCTCAGGCATTTCAACTGTGAAATCAAATTCGAGTCTATGGCAGTAAtacttgaatcaaaagttgcCAGGGTACGCAAAATTTTGCTATTCACAAAGTTTGATATAAACGATGGAAATGGACCCTCGGGTGCTGACATTAAGGTCAAATGGCGAACCCTATAATTTGCACTCGATGTCTCTGTTCCATGGGTACCCGTAGCCACCATAGTAAGACACTCATTCTGGGTAAGATATTGTACAAAATCATGCACAGTATCATGCATTTTGCAGCCTATAATTTCCTTAGTAAGTGCATCTTGTCTGAAATCTTGAAAGAAACATCGCATTACTAACTTTGTAAAAACTTCTCTACCTTGTGTTgcctcttctttgttttctccaACATTCAGATAGCCTTGTGACATCCACTGCTCGATAAGAGTTTCTTTGTTGAACTCAAAATCTTTGGGATAAGTAGCACAATACCAAAGGCAACTCTTAATCTCCATAGCCAAATCATAATAACTGAGTAATAATGGTCGAAAAACTTCTTCTTGAACCACTTTTACCTTCCATATCTCACTGTTGAGAACTTCTTCCCATTCTCTAATTGTCAGCTTATCCATTAGGAGACTACCTAAAGTCTTCACAACGAGAGGCAAACCGTCACATTTTTTAACAATTTTCTCAACAATATCTCCAAACACCTTGTTGGACTTATCTTGTTCCCTATCCATAAACGCAACATTATTGAATAGATCCAAAGAATCTAAAAGACTCAACTTCTCCAAAGTGATCATGTCCCTAGTTGCTCTCATCATTCGAGCAACCTCCTGCTTTCGAGTGGTCACCAGAATTCTACTGCCTTCAGAACAGCTTTGCATTAATACTTGTAATTTTAAACTATCCCACTCTCTGTCGTCTTCGGTCCACACATCGTCTAGGACAAGAAggatcttcttttcctttccatcCTCTTTTTTCTTGACAAGATTTTGAATATCATCTAATATAGTTTGCAACTCGTCTGTAGTAACTCGAGTACCACCGAGTTGCCTAAAGATTGCAAAAGCAATCTTGATGACATCAAAAGGGTCTGAGACACAAACCCATGCTTTGATATCAAAATGGGCTTGAACTTGTGCATCGTTAAAGACTAATTGGGCCAAAGTTGTTTTCCCCAATCCTCCCATCCCTACAATGGGGATGACAAGGCCGGGCGTCCCTTCCCTCGGCCTTAACAACTCAGTCACCAGCCTGTCTTTTTGAACTTGTCGCCCAAATATGGTCGATATATCAACGAAAGATGAAGTTAAAGATCGTGGATTAGGTTGTTCAACATTAACTGCAGCAGCATGCATGGTAGATTGAAAGCTAAACTGGTTTTTGTCAACGTCAATCTGAGTTAACTGTGCATTCAGATCTTTTATTGCTCTACCAATCTTATAACGACGAGTTACCTCATTCAATCGGGCAAGACAAAAGCAATTGGAACGAAATGAGAAACGTACCTCCGCATCAGAACCTTGTGTTTCTTGTTTCTCAGCTTCTCGTTTCCCAATTTCAGTATTCCAAGCGTCGAGCACGTCATCCATCTTGTACGACACGTCTTTGAGCTCATCCAACCAGTCTCTCACCGCGGGATCCGACACTTGCTTCTTCTCAGCATCGTGAAGCACATTCTGGATAAGTTTGAGGGTGCTTCTGAACTTGTCAACGTCCTTCTTGGCATTCAAGACCAGTGTCACCCCTTCACTTGTGTGGTGGTAAACAACTGAACCCAATTGTTCAACAAGGAGGTTGACGAGTGCCTCGGCCATTCTTTCAACGAGTTGGAGATTGATTCACGATTAGTGGAAACAGCGAAAGCAAGCTAGAGTAAAGCTATGTATCTCCTCTCTTCTACCCAGTTCGTTAATATAGGGAGACCATCACTTTGCCATCCTTATGGCTTTACGTACAGTCCACAGTTAATTACTATCATGACTTTTATTTACCACCCCAATCATGCATATTGAATTCAATTGATTCCCCTCCCACGCCAATAATGTTGTAAAAGTGAGCGTACCCGGTACCCCTATGTGGTGCGAATTCTACGGCTCTGGCTCCGGCTCCGGCTCCGGCTCCGACAAAATATAAAGGCCTAGGCCCCAAGCTGTTCTAGTGCGGCATCACTTTTAATCATAGCAATTGTCACTCTCCAGCTGTACCTCACTAACTAGATGAATTCAATTTTCTCGTCTCAAAGGATAATTTGGAATGATCGAAGAAACTGAACCACGCAAACTGGTTGTAAGAGGGTAAACGAATCCATCATTGTACATTTATACCCAACAGGCCAACATGTAGCGCCTACGTAAGAGCAACTTCAACCATTCCATATACGAAGGTTCCGACTATGTTTTTATATTTGGacaataattttataattttttattgatattttatAAATGATTTGTTTATCTAGGGTctgttaaataaaaataataaataaaaactacaccTACGTGGCAATTGGAAAAGAGCAGAAAGCCACGGTGCATGGTGCACCACAATTGAAAAAGAAGCTAGGTCCCTCATTTTGTTATCGACTTACCTTGAATCGAATAATTTTCTTTACTCGGTCACTTTATCATATACACCACGTCTTGACAATTCTATGGCTTTGGCTTCGGTTACAACGATGACTTCAGAAGAATATATCGCCCCAGCTGTTCCTAGTGGGGCACCAACTTTATAGCAATTGTCAATAGGTACCTCACTTACTATTGACATTCACTTTACAATTTAG contains these protein-coding regions:
- the LOC112176651 gene encoding putative disease resistance protein RGA3, which produces MAEALVNLLVEQLGSVVYHHTSEGVTLVLNAKKDVDKFRSTLKLIQNVLHDAEKKQVSDPAVRDWLDELKDVSYKMDDVLDAWNTEIGKREAEKQETQGSDAEVRFSFRSNCFCLARLNEVTRRYKIGRAIKDLNAQLTQIDVDKNQFSFQSTMHAAAVNVEQPNPRSLTSSFVDISTIFGRQVQKDRLVTELLRPREGTPGLVIPIVGMGGLGKTTLAQLVFNDAQVQAHFDIKAWVCVSDPFDVIKIAFAIFRQLGGTRVTTDELQTILDDIQNLVKKKEDGKEKKILLVLDDVWTEDDREWDSLKLQVLMQSCSEGSRILVTTRKQEVARMMRATRDMITLEKLSLLDSLDLFNNVAFMDREQDKSNKVFGDIVEKIVKKCDGLPLVVKTLGSLLMDKLTIREWEEVLNSEIWKVKVVQEEVFRPLLLSYYDLAMEIKSCLWYCATYPKDFEFNKETLIEQWMSQGYLNVGENKEEATQGREVFTKLVMRCFFQDFRQDALTKEIIGCKMHDTVHDFVQYLTQNECLTMVATGTHGTETSSANYRVRHLTLMSAPEGPFPSFISNFVNSKILRTLATFDSSITAIDSNLISQLKCLRTLNLSDDNIQLLPDEIGDLTHLRYLDLSRNELIILPDSVCNLHNLQTLRLNGCNSLEELPDNMGKLINLKHLHVDCGLKYLPKGIRRIRNLRTIDGGTSVYCSEDAKALTLGDLRMMNQLRRLDIVISRVGENAASEAEKAQLNQKLHLSYLELFLDDCRDNDVNAGVMNALRPHENLDSLVIWKYRDPTWPNWMTTSYLTRLTVFHLCRSGSSVLPPLGKLPSLKVVKLHWVFHLEEIGAEFYGVEEETSSSSFPSLETLFIGGLVSLKKWELGGKAEEGSSNSQMKSISIMPRLSSLHILECSRLKQLPDFLLQNAPLQNLLIGDCPSLPASLPDGFISRIPNVTIVYSGVDPLFKGREIDTAEY